One genomic window of Acidovorax radicis includes the following:
- a CDS encoding DEAD/DEAH box helicase: protein MTFDELNLAPAILKAVHEAGYETPTPIQAQAIPAVLAGHDLLAGAQTGTGKTAAFTLPMLHRLSLSAAPKNKFGGKGIRALVLTPTRELAAQVEESVREYGKYLDINSTVVFGGVGMNPQIDRVKRGVDILVATPGRLLDLQQQGFLDLSTVQVLVLDEADRMLDMGFIHDVKKVLALVPKDKQSLLFSATFSDEIRELANTLLKNPQSIQVTPSNTTVQRITQVIHPVGRGKKKQVLLHIIQQHNWSQVLVFTRTKFGANNVAEFLTKNGVQAMALHGNKSQSARTQALAGFKSGDIRALVATDIAARGIDIDELPHVVNFEIPNVSEDYVHRIGRTGRAGATGEAVSLVCMDEEGFMMDIERFTKQQIPVQIIEGFGPDAGEKAEPIAMGRQTIWGGAGKPPSRDVMQAAAKAARSEMMERIRTNKAGQGAGGGGGERGPRPAGGGNGGGGGRGGRAGGGAAAGGGGGNGPRGGRAGGGGQGGGARSAGGQAPARGRTGGNGGGYEGGNRYDDSQPPRANAHLGTHMGHANPGNRNSGHAAGAGGQPDPMRTSVDSMGGGGRRGGGGYRGGNEGGGGYGGGTGGSGGRGNGSRGPGGSRGSFNR, encoded by the coding sequence ATGACATTTGACGAACTGAATCTGGCTCCTGCCATCCTGAAGGCCGTACACGAAGCGGGTTACGAAACCCCTACGCCCATTCAGGCCCAGGCCATTCCCGCTGTTCTTGCAGGCCACGACCTGCTGGCTGGCGCGCAGACTGGCACCGGCAAGACCGCCGCGTTCACCCTGCCCATGCTGCACCGCCTCTCACTGAGCGCGGCCCCAAAGAACAAGTTCGGCGGCAAGGGCATCCGTGCCCTGGTGCTGACACCTACCCGCGAACTGGCCGCCCAGGTGGAAGAATCCGTGCGCGAGTACGGCAAATACCTGGACATCAATTCCACTGTCGTTTTCGGCGGTGTGGGCATGAATCCACAGATAGACCGCGTCAAGCGCGGCGTTGACATTCTGGTAGCCACCCCCGGCCGCCTGCTGGATCTGCAGCAACAGGGTTTCCTTGACCTCTCCACCGTGCAGGTGCTGGTGCTCGACGAAGCCGACCGCATGCTCGACATGGGCTTCATCCACGACGTGAAAAAGGTGCTGGCGCTGGTGCCCAAGGACAAGCAGAGTCTGCTTTTCTCGGCCACGTTCAGCGATGAAATCCGCGAGCTGGCCAACACCTTGCTCAAGAACCCGCAAAGCATCCAGGTCACGCCCAGCAATACCACCGTGCAGCGCATCACCCAGGTGATCCACCCCGTGGGCCGCGGCAAGAAGAAGCAAGTGTTGCTGCACATCATCCAGCAACACAACTGGAGCCAGGTGCTGGTGTTCACCCGCACCAAGTTTGGTGCCAACAATGTCGCCGAGTTTCTGACGAAGAACGGCGTGCAGGCCATGGCCTTGCACGGCAACAAGAGCCAGAGTGCCCGCACGCAAGCCTTGGCCGGATTCAAGAGCGGCGACATCCGCGCCCTGGTGGCAACCGACATCGCAGCGCGCGGCATCGATATTGACGAGTTGCCCCATGTCGTCAACTTTGAAATCCCCAACGTCTCGGAAGACTACGTGCACCGCATCGGCCGCACGGGCCGTGCCGGCGCTACCGGCGAAGCCGTGAGCCTGGTCTGCATGGACGAAGAAGGCTTCATGATGGACATCGAGCGCTTTACCAAGCAGCAGATTCCCGTCCAGATCATTGAAGGCTTCGGCCCCGACGCAGGTGAAAAGGCAGAACCCATTGCCATGGGCCGCCAAACCATCTGGGGCGGCGCTGGCAAGCCCCCGAGCCGTGACGTGATGCAGGCCGCAGCCAAGGCTGCCCGCAGTGAAATGATGGAACGCATCCGCACCAACAAGGCTGGCCAGGGTGCTGGTGGTGGCGGTGGTGAACGTGGTCCCCGCCCTGCCGGTGGTGGCAATGGTGGCGGCGGCGGCCGTGGCGGCCGGGCTGGTGGTGGTGCCGCAGCAGGCGGCGGTGGCGGCAATGGCCCGCGTGGCGGCCGCGCCGGTGGTGGCGGCCAGGGCGGCGGCGCACGCAGCGCTGGCGGTCAGGCCCCTGCACGCGGCCGCACCGGTGGTAATGGTGGCGGCTACGAAGGCGGCAACCGCTACGACGACTCGCAGCCCCCGCGCGCCAATGCCCACCTGGGCACACATATGGGCCACGCCAACCCAGGCAACCGCAACTCAGGCCATGCAGCCGGCGCTGGCGGCCAACCCGACCCGATGCGCACCAGCGTGGACAGCATGGGCGGCGGTGGGCGCCGTGGCGGCGGTGGCTATCGTGGCGGCAACGAAGGAGGTGGCGGCTATGGCGGAGGCACGGGTGGTTCTGGTGGCCGGGGCAACGGGTCTCGTGGGCCGGGCGGTTCTCGCGGCTCTTTTAACCGCTGA
- a CDS encoding nucleoside-diphosphate sugar epimerase, with protein MLHARDRQVPALSHPRLQLHAVDFAALPALPPVDDVYITLGTTIAAAGSQSAFRAVDYDAVLATARAARATGATRCGVVTAMGANAHSRIFYNRIKGEVERDLQALGFTTLVIARPSLMIGDRQALQQAIRPAESLSIQLFRWLNPIIPANYRARPGADIARALVRAVQTGPAGLRVLSGRALQAT; from the coding sequence GTGCTGCATGCACGGGACCGGCAGGTCCCCGCGCTGAGCCATCCCCGCCTTCAACTGCACGCGGTCGACTTCGCGGCCCTGCCGGCCTTACCACCGGTGGATGATGTCTACATCACCCTGGGCACCACCATCGCGGCAGCCGGCAGTCAAAGCGCCTTTCGCGCCGTCGACTACGACGCCGTGTTGGCCACCGCTCGTGCAGCGCGCGCAACTGGAGCCACCCGGTGTGGTGTGGTCACAGCCATGGGTGCCAATGCGCATTCGCGCATCTTCTATAACCGCATCAAAGGCGAGGTCGAACGCGACCTGCAGGCGCTGGGCTTCACCACACTGGTCATTGCCCGCCCCTCTCTGATGATCGGCGACCGTCAGGCGTTGCAGCAGGCTATACGCCCGGCGGAATCCCTCTCCATCCAGCTTTTCAGGTGGCTGAACCCGATCATCCCCGCCAACTACCGCGCCCGCCCCGGCGCCGATATCGCGCGTGCACTGGTTCGTGCCGTACAGACAGGCCCGGCCGGACTGCGCGTGCTGTCGGGTCGTGCGCTGCAGGCCACCTGA
- a CDS encoding M14 family metallopeptidase, with the protein MHSSFRSTLISCADQPNPLPARPTYWKTSLTLAALLLTACGSTPLPPWPSTPPSGHRTNAPAPLPPRAQKGTVVPTPLGQPPSQHADVVSSPLPQPTPLVVRDEGPMVPPYGDAVAARFPDPSTAYSTPGLTPDRRAFTTNAELGQWLKSLADTPSRSATHTKLLHLGDSQRGEPIWGLLVTHAPSADPAALDASGRPTVVLIGQQHGDEPAGSEALLVVSRELTQGLLEPLLSRINVVVVPRANPDGAEVGTRVTANGVDMNRDHLLLNTPEARALAKVVNDYRPILVMDAHEYTVAGRYLKKFNAIQRYDALLQYTTTANYPEFLTKASQEWYYQPMVTALKSQGLTSELYYTTPTNLDDKQVSMGGTQPDTGRNVNGLKNAVSLLVETRGVGIGRMHIQRRVHSQVTAITSALRSTADRAANLEQVRSFVSRDVSAQACRDQVVVEAAATPTQRDLIFLDPDTGADRTIHVNWNSSLALRTIKSRPRPCGYWLAAGSTDAVERLKLLGLQVMRVAEPGSMVAETYRETSRGTAERQDVIGTIAGNSDIVRVQVSTVRSAVDAPAGSFYVPLNQPRANLAVAALEPDTQNSYFANHVIADLDQTARVMSNPSLVFEETE; encoded by the coding sequence ATGCATTCATCCTTTCGCTCTACGTTAATTTCCTGCGCCGACCAGCCCAACCCGCTCCCGGCACGGCCCACCTACTGGAAAACCTCCCTCACGCTAGCGGCATTGCTGTTGACCGCATGCGGCAGCACCCCTCTGCCCCCCTGGCCATCCACGCCGCCCAGTGGTCACCGCACCAATGCCCCGGCACCATTGCCACCGCGTGCACAAAAGGGCACGGTTGTCCCTACGCCCCTTGGCCAACCACCATCACAACACGCGGATGTGGTGTCCAGCCCCTTGCCCCAGCCAACCCCCTTGGTGGTGCGAGACGAAGGCCCCATGGTGCCGCCCTACGGCGATGCCGTTGCCGCCCGTTTCCCAGACCCGTCCACGGCCTATAGCACGCCCGGTCTCACGCCGGACCGCAGGGCATTCACTACCAATGCCGAACTGGGCCAGTGGTTGAAATCACTCGCAGACACACCATCACGCAGCGCCACACATACCAAACTGCTTCATCTCGGTGACTCCCAGCGCGGCGAACCCATTTGGGGCCTTCTCGTCACTCACGCCCCAAGCGCAGATCCTGCAGCACTCGACGCGAGCGGCCGTCCGACCGTAGTGCTGATCGGTCAGCAACATGGTGACGAACCCGCCGGCAGCGAAGCCTTGCTGGTAGTCAGCAGAGAGTTGACGCAGGGCTTGCTTGAGCCATTGCTGAGCCGCATCAACGTAGTCGTAGTACCCCGCGCCAACCCGGACGGAGCGGAAGTTGGGACCCGCGTTACCGCCAATGGCGTTGACATGAATCGCGATCACCTGCTCCTTAACACCCCTGAAGCCCGTGCTCTAGCAAAGGTCGTCAACGACTACCGCCCTATTCTGGTGATGGATGCCCACGAATACACAGTGGCTGGGCGCTATCTGAAAAAGTTCAACGCAATCCAGCGCTACGACGCGTTGCTGCAATACACCACCACAGCTAACTATCCTGAGTTTTTGACCAAGGCATCCCAGGAGTGGTACTACCAGCCTATGGTGACGGCGCTCAAAAGCCAGGGACTCACCAGCGAGCTGTACTACACCACACCAACCAACCTCGATGACAAGCAGGTCTCAATGGGTGGAACCCAGCCTGATACCGGCCGCAACGTCAACGGGCTGAAGAACGCCGTCAGTTTGCTCGTCGAAACCCGTGGCGTTGGCATTGGGCGCATGCACATTCAGCGTCGCGTGCATTCACAAGTCACCGCGATCACCAGCGCCTTGCGCAGTACAGCCGATCGGGCGGCCAACCTGGAACAGGTCCGTTCGTTTGTCTCGCGAGACGTGAGCGCCCAAGCCTGCCGCGACCAAGTAGTGGTAGAGGCCGCAGCAACCCCAACGCAACGTGATCTCATCTTTCTCGACCCGGACACCGGAGCAGATCGCACCATCCACGTCAACTGGAATTCATCATTGGCGCTGCGCACGATCAAATCGCGACCCCGTCCTTGCGGTTACTGGCTGGCGGCAGGATCGACGGATGCGGTAGAGCGGCTCAAGCTGCTCGGCTTGCAAGTCATGCGCGTTGCCGAGCCCGGCTCCATGGTGGCAGAAACTTATCGTGAGACCTCGCGGGGGACGGCCGAACGACAAGACGTCATTGGAACAATCGCTGGCAATTCAGACATCGTACGGGTGCAAGTATCCACAGTGCGCAGCGCGGTGGATGCTCCTGCGGGCAGTTTTTACGTGCCCCTGAACCAGCCCCGCGCCAACCTTGCTGTAGCGGCATTGGAGCCTGACACGCAAAATAGCTATTTTGCCAACCATGTCATCGCAGACCTCGATCAGACAGCGCGAGTCATGAGCAACCCCTCCCTTGTGTTCGAAGAAACCGAGTAG
- a CDS encoding DUF6538 domain-containing protein, giving the protein MKAVAEHIYQRGKRGILYIRRRIPDAIRMTYPLKTTHITLSLGTSDLREGKVRARAELQRIDAEFEEKQQKCGMGCASWAPKSISSLTDEQLQLVGQSWLSNVLAGDEKRRQEGLDDEDFDELGVKLSTQRAYFGRLLAQGKTEGVHRPLFEYLSLCGIDYVPSEEEAKRAGFLFTRAVVETLDHQLVRQGGVLHTDSIPSQPPHPLTVVAGIGSVDSSDKVEGGPTWDEVFELWRTYVADRPKSTSIAAQTPWRDLQRFVKEKEVVFPGDVTAC; this is encoded by the coding sequence ATGAAAGCAGTAGCCGAACACATCTATCAACGCGGTAAGCGCGGAATCCTCTACATCCGCCGCCGTATCCCAGACGCCATCCGCATGACGTATCCCCTAAAAACGACCCATATCACCTTGAGTCTCGGAACTTCCGACCTCCGTGAAGGGAAAGTGCGAGCGCGTGCCGAGTTGCAGCGAATTGATGCAGAGTTTGAGGAAAAACAGCAAAAGTGCGGCATGGGGTGCGCATCTTGGGCACCCAAGAGCATCAGCAGTCTCACCGATGAGCAGCTACAGCTTGTTGGCCAATCTTGGCTTTCCAACGTACTTGCCGGTGACGAGAAGCGTCGCCAGGAAGGGCTGGATGACGAGGACTTCGATGAGCTCGGCGTTAAGCTGAGTACTCAGCGTGCATATTTTGGTCGCTTGCTTGCGCAAGGTAAGACTGAGGGCGTGCATCGACCGCTGTTTGAGTACCTCTCTCTTTGTGGGATTGACTATGTTCCGTCAGAGGAGGAAGCCAAAAGAGCAGGCTTTCTATTTACCCGCGCGGTCGTCGAAACGCTTGACCATCAGCTTGTCCGCCAAGGCGGCGTACTGCACACCGATTCCATCCCCTCACAACCGCCTCATCCGCTTACCGTTGTGGCGGGGATTGGGTCGGTCGATAGTTCCGACAAAGTCGAAGGTGGGCCGACCTGGGATGAGGTGTTTGAGCTGTGGCGGACTTACGTTGCTGATAGACCGAAGTCGACCTCCATCGCGGCTCAAACGCCCTGGAGGGACTTGCAGCGATTTGTGAAGGAAAAAGAGGTTGTTTTTCCTGGTGATGTGACAGCCTGTTAG
- a CDS encoding SurA N-terminal domain-containing protein, giving the protein MFESIRKHSKIVMVFLFLLIIPSFVLVGIDSNYFSEKSPVVARVDGQKINQTDWDNAHRMETDRIRAQSPSVDPKLLDSPSARYATLERLVRDRVLAAAAQKMHLLTSDARLARSLQEIPAIAGLKRPDGTLDADAYRALVAAQGLTPEGFEANVRRDISVNQVMGGVMGSAFATDAQVKLALDALYERREVQVARFNASDFAAKVTPTDADLEAYYKAHPEQFQQIEQAAVEYLVLDLDSVRASIALGEDDLRTYYKENVGRMAGKEERRASHILINAAKDAPAADREKAKARAGELLAQVRKNPASFAELAKKYSDDKGSAVAGGDLNFFARGAMVKPFEEAAFALKKGEISDVVESDFGYHIIELTDIKTPRQPSFEELRPTMEAELKQQQAQRKFAEVAESFTNSVYEQADSLQPVAEKLKLKVLTATGVMRSPAPSAKGPLANAKFLEALFSADSLENKRNTEAVEFGPSQLVSGRVTAYTPARLLPLDEVRARVRTLYVTEKSAELARKEGETKLAAWKAAPGSATGLAPATEVSREQSRNLPRPIVDAVLRAPADPLPGWTGVDLGSAGYAVVKISRVIPREAPDAQRAQQERQQYVQWLATAEGSAYYELLKQRFKVQIKAPRPSLITEGVAEK; this is encoded by the coding sequence ATGTTTGAATCCATCCGCAAGCACTCCAAGATCGTGATGGTCTTCTTGTTCTTGCTGATCATTCCATCGTTTGTACTGGTAGGTATCGACAGCAACTACTTCTCTGAAAAGAGCCCGGTGGTGGCGCGCGTTGATGGCCAAAAAATCAACCAGACAGACTGGGACAATGCCCACCGCATGGAGACAGACCGCATTCGTGCGCAATCCCCGTCGGTCGATCCCAAACTGCTCGATTCACCCAGCGCGCGCTATGCCACGCTGGAGCGTCTGGTGCGTGATCGCGTGCTGGCAGCGGCCGCGCAGAAGATGCATCTCTTGACCAGCGATGCGCGCTTGGCACGTAGCCTGCAAGAAATCCCTGCCATTGCAGGTCTCAAGCGCCCCGACGGGACGCTCGACGCCGATGCTTACCGTGCCTTGGTAGCGGCCCAGGGTCTCACCCCCGAAGGTTTTGAAGCCAACGTGCGCCGCGATATTTCGGTCAACCAGGTGATGGGCGGCGTGATGGGTTCAGCCTTTGCCACCGATGCCCAGGTCAAGCTCGCGCTGGATGCCCTGTATGAGCGGCGCGAAGTCCAGGTGGCGCGTTTCAATGCGTCGGATTTTGCCGCCAAGGTCACACCCACCGACGCGGATCTGGAGGCTTACTACAAGGCCCATCCAGAGCAATTCCAGCAGATCGAACAAGCAGCCGTTGAATACCTGGTGCTCGATCTCGACAGCGTTCGTGCCAGCATTGCCCTGGGCGAAGACGATCTGCGTACCTACTACAAAGAGAACGTAGGCCGCATGGCTGGCAAGGAAGAACGCCGCGCCAGCCACATTCTCATCAACGCCGCCAAGGATGCCCCCGCAGCGGACCGCGAAAAGGCAAAAGCCCGGGCGGGTGAATTGCTTGCGCAGGTGCGTAAGAATCCAGCGAGTTTTGCCGAGCTGGCAAAAAAATACTCGGATGACAAGGGCTCGGCTGTGGCAGGAGGGGATCTTAATTTCTTTGCCCGTGGTGCCATGGTCAAGCCTTTCGAAGAGGCTGCTTTTGCCCTCAAGAAAGGTGAAATCAGCGATGTGGTCGAGTCCGACTTCGGTTATCACATCATCGAGCTGACAGACATCAAAACCCCTCGGCAGCCTTCATTTGAAGAATTGCGCCCCACCATGGAGGCTGAGCTAAAGCAGCAACAGGCACAGCGCAAGTTCGCTGAAGTGGCCGAATCGTTTACCAACAGCGTATATGAGCAAGCAGACAGTCTGCAGCCAGTTGCCGAGAAGCTCAAGCTGAAGGTGTTGACCGCTACAGGCGTCATGCGCAGTCCAGCGCCGAGTGCGAAGGGCCCCCTGGCCAATGCCAAGTTCCTCGAAGCGTTGTTCTCTGCAGACTCCCTGGAGAACAAACGCAATACCGAAGCCGTAGAGTTTGGCCCGAGCCAACTGGTGTCGGGTCGCGTAACGGCTTACACCCCCGCGCGTCTTCTGCCGCTGGATGAAGTGCGTGCCCGCGTGCGCACCCTTTATGTGACCGAAAAATCGGCAGAACTGGCTCGCAAGGAGGGTGAAACCAAGCTTGCAGCATGGAAGGCCGCTCCAGGCTCGGCAACCGGCTTGGCACCCGCTACTGAAGTGTCGCGCGAGCAAAGCCGTAACCTGCCACGGCCCATCGTTGATGCGGTTTTGCGCGCCCCTGCAGACCCTTTGCCTGGTTGGACAGGGGTTGACCTCGGCTCCGCTGGCTACGCAGTCGTCAAGATCAGTCGCGTGATCCCACGCGAGGCTCCTGATGCACAGCGTGCACAACAAGAACGCCAGCAATACGTGCAGTGGCTCGCCACAGCGGAAGGTTCTGCCTATTACGAACTGCTTAAGCAGCGGTTCAAAGTCCAGATCAAGGCACCCCGACCTTCATTGATCACCGAAGGGGTTGCAGAAAAATAA
- a CDS encoding HU family DNA-binding protein, which yields MFHQRFSERPLVNKTELIEHIATNADISKAAAARALESTIEAVKKTLKKGGTVSLVGFGTFAVGKRAARTGRNPRTGDTIKIKAAKVPKFRPGKALKDALN from the coding sequence ATATTCCATCAACGCTTTTCCGAGAGGCCTCTTGTGAACAAAACCGAATTGATTGAGCACATCGCTACCAACGCTGATATTTCCAAGGCCGCCGCTGCGCGCGCTCTGGAGTCCACGATCGAGGCGGTCAAGAAGACTCTCAAGAAGGGCGGCACGGTGTCGCTCGTCGGTTTTGGTACGTTCGCCGTGGGCAAGCGTGCTGCACGCACTGGTCGCAATCCCCGCACCGGCGATACGATTAAAATCAAAGCTGCTAAAGTTCCAAAGTTCCGTCCAGGCAAGGCATTGAAAGATGCCTTGAACTGA
- a CDS encoding tartrate dehydrogenase produces the protein MAKHRIAVIAGDGIGKEVMPEGLRVMDAAARQFGIDLQFDHFDFSSWDYCEKHGKMLPDNWKDQIGGHEAIYFGAVGWPEKIADHVSLWGSLLLFRREFDQYINLRPARLMPGVIAPVVRRDGSPRLPGEIDMRIVRENTEGEYSSIGGRMYEGTPREIVMQETVMSRHGVDRVLKFAFDLAQSRPKKHLTSATKSNGIAITMPYWDERVAEMAKAYPDVKVDKFHIDILTAHFVQRPDFFDVVVASNLFGDILSDLGPACTGTIGIAPSANLNPTRTMPSLFEPVHGSAPDIAGKGVANPIGQIWCGAMMLDFLGYRPAHDAVVAAIEAVLDPANGGPRTADLGGTSSTKDVGQAIAQALSAV, from the coding sequence ATGGCGAAGCATCGGATTGCAGTCATCGCCGGTGACGGCATTGGCAAGGAAGTCATGCCCGAGGGCCTGCGCGTGATGGACGCCGCTGCGCGCCAATTCGGGATCGACCTGCAATTCGACCACTTTGACTTTTCGAGCTGGGACTACTGCGAAAAGCACGGCAAGATGCTGCCCGACAACTGGAAGGACCAGATCGGCGGCCACGAGGCGATTTACTTTGGCGCTGTAGGCTGGCCCGAGAAGATTGCCGACCATGTCTCGTTGTGGGGTTCGCTGCTGCTGTTTCGCCGCGAGTTCGACCAGTACATCAACCTGCGCCCCGCGCGCCTCATGCCCGGCGTGATCGCGCCCGTGGTGCGCCGCGACGGCAGCCCACGCCTGCCCGGCGAAATCGACATGCGGATCGTGCGCGAGAACACCGAGGGCGAATACTCCAGCATCGGTGGCCGCATGTACGAAGGCACGCCGCGCGAGATCGTGATGCAGGAGACGGTGATGTCGCGCCACGGCGTGGACCGCGTGCTCAAGTTCGCCTTCGACCTGGCCCAGTCTCGCCCCAAGAAGCACCTGACCAGCGCCACCAAGTCCAACGGTATCGCCATCACCATGCCCTACTGGGACGAACGCGTGGCCGAGATGGCCAAGGCCTATCCCGATGTGAAGGTGGACAAGTTCCACATCGACATCCTCACCGCTCACTTTGTGCAACGCCCCGACTTCTTCGATGTGGTGGTGGCCAGCAACCTGTTTGGCGACATCCTCTCGGACCTGGGGCCGGCGTGCACCGGCACCATCGGCATTGCACCCAGCGCCAATCTCAACCCCACGCGCACGATGCCCTCGCTGTTTGAGCCGGTCCATGGGTCGGCCCCGGATATCGCGGGCAAGGGCGTTGCCAACCCCATTGGCCAGATCTGGTGTGGCGCGATGATGCTCGACTTCCTCGGCTATCGCCCCGCACACGACGCCGTGGTGGCGGCGATAGAGGCTGTTCTGGATCCTGCAAATGGCGGCCCTCGCACCGCCGATCTGGGCGGAACATCCAGCACGAAGGACGTCGGCCAGGCCATCGCCCAAGCGCTGAGTGCCGTTTGA
- the pgsA gene encoding CDP-diacylglycerol--glycerol-3-phosphate 3-phosphatidyltransferase, whose product MFWTIPTLMTWTRIVAIPLIVGVFYAPLDPATRNLIATVMFVVFAATDWLDGYLARKLNQTSSFGAFLDPVADKFLVCASLLVLVHLQRADVFVALIIIGREIAISALREWMAQIGASKSVAVHMIGKVKTTVQMLAIPFLLYDGHLFGVVDTGVWGTWLIWASAVLTVWSMVYYLQKALPEIRARVK is encoded by the coding sequence ATGTTCTGGACTATCCCCACCCTGATGACCTGGACGCGCATCGTCGCGATACCTTTGATCGTGGGGGTGTTTTATGCACCGCTGGATCCGGCCACGCGCAACCTGATTGCCACCGTGATGTTTGTGGTGTTTGCCGCCACCGACTGGCTCGATGGGTATCTGGCGCGCAAGCTCAACCAGACGTCTTCTTTTGGCGCCTTTCTGGACCCGGTGGCCGACAAGTTTCTGGTGTGCGCGTCGCTCCTGGTGCTGGTACACCTGCAGCGTGCCGACGTGTTCGTGGCGCTCATCATCATCGGCCGCGAGATCGCGATCTCGGCCCTGCGCGAATGGATGGCGCAGATCGGTGCGAGCAAGAGCGTGGCGGTGCACATGATCGGCAAGGTCAAGACCACGGTGCAGATGCTGGCCATCCCCTTCCTGCTGTACGACGGACACCTGTTTGGTGTGGTTGACACGGGCGTGTGGGGCACCTGGCTGATCTGGGCATCGGCCGTGCTTACCGTCTGGTCGATGGTGTATTACCTTCAGAAGGCGCTGCCCGAGATCAGGGCGCGCGTCAAATAA